The Lutra lutra chromosome 16, mLutLut1.2, whole genome shotgun sequence genome segment GTGCTGGTCACAGCCCATGTCTCTGTGGTGAGACAGGGAGGCCTGGCGGGCAGGCATCTTCTCCAATCCAGTCACCGTCTTGCTTCCCTTCTGACACTGGCCCTCAGCCAAGCACGTGTAGCCATGGGGGCAGCAATGCTTGTGGTCTGAGCAGCAGAcagcctgggggggtggggggcagcataCGATGGCCTGGGAAGCTGCTTTGTGGGACAGAAGCTGAGCCCTTGCCTACCCCCGACGCCCTCTCCTGCTCACAGCTCCTCCAGCTGGGAATGAACCTGACCGAGCCGGTGGGCCAGCTGTAGGCCGGGCGGGCAGAGGACTGAAGAGCAAAGCAACAGGAGTCTGACCACCTGCCCAGGCCAAGACACCGTcattgccctccccaccccacccccgccaccctgcTCTGTACTGTCCCCACTCCCACACACCTCTGGGGCAGGACAGCAGCCCCACTCCCCAGATGCCAGTCGACAGCAGGTACTGGAGGAGGGACAGCTGGTGATGTTATCACAGGAGACATCGTTCTCCACAGCCTGGGGGATTGGCAGGCGAAGGTGGGCTGGGGTCCGCACCACCCAGGGCATCTGGCGGGCCTTCTGTTCACAGGTGCCCTTCGCTGTGTCACATTTAAACCCAGCCGGGCAGCAGTGTACGTGGTCTGCACAGCACACAGCCTAAGGTGGGTGGACAGGGGACAGTGAGCACAGAGGCCTTGCTGGCCACCGCTTCCTGCCCAGCCCACCCAGCACTCCTGTGTACCTGGGCGAAAGggcagcagccccaggcccctgACTGCAGGCGGCAGCAGGTGTAGCCATCTGGGCAGCTCACCTCCATGTCACATTTCACCTCCTGCACTGTGAGAAAGGCACAGGGGACAGGTCAGCAGTGGCACAGGGGAGCCCTGAGAAATCCCACCCTTGGCCGGTTCCACAGCCAGAACCAATGCTAAGGATGGACAGTATACTGagcaccaccacccaccccaagCAGCGACACGAAGGCAATGATGAGTGTGGAGGAAAAGGGGTTGTACATGCTCTGTCCCCTCCATGCGGCCCTcagtcccccacccctgcctgtgttcttggAACAATTCAGTGGAGAGTTCCTGCATACGGAGCCACTGCGATGGGGTCAGCAGCCTGCGTCTGGTACCTGCAGTTGCGGGCAGCTTGGTGAGGAGGTCTGTAGCGTTCTCCTTGGAGAGGCACTTACTCTGGACTAGGTCGCACACAGTGTCTTGGGGGCAACAGTGCAGGTGGTCGGAGCAACAGATGGCCTGCAGGGAGGAAGGGCGATGGGGGAGGGTCTCCGGAACTTCCAGTCTCCTCCGAGCTCAGGGAGCAGCCTAGTGACAGTGGACACTGCCCCAATCCCCCACTAGGGGGCGGCATGAGTCCTCAGCAGCCAGGCTCTAATCGGCCtgccagcccaccccaccccggggGAGTCCTTTGGAGGTAGGTGTCCCCGCCAGGTGGCTGTGGGCACGCAGCCTCTCACTCACATTAGGCATCGGGCAGCAGCCATACTTCCCATTGGGCAGCTGGCAGCAGGTAGAACCATCAGGACACTGGGACTGCCCATCTGGGCATAAGATCACTgcaaggggagagaggtgggcgGTGAGGAACTCTTCCCCAGGCTGGGAGCCGCAAGAGGCCTTACCTCCTTTCCAAGCTGCACCCTAGACGCTCTCCCACCTCCTTACCTGCCCCATTACTCCTCTGTGCGGGGATCTTCTTTGCTAGGGGGTGGGAGCCTGTGGCCGTGAGGCAGCGGGCATGAGCCAGGTCGCAGGATGTCCCATGGGGACAGCAGTGCACCTTGTCTTTGCAGCAAGAAGCCTGCCGAGAGAAGCTTCCGACTCTGTCTTTGCCCCCTCCAGCCCGCTGCTCTGCCCCgactgctccccccaccccctatcTTCCCGGACCGGTACCTGGGGCATGGGGCAGCACCCCCAGGAGCCATCTCGCATAGTGCAGCACGTGGAGGAGTTGGGGCATTCGAACCGGCTG includes the following:
- the GRN gene encoding progranulin isoform X1, with the protein product MWTVVSWVALVAGLVAGTQCPDGQFCPGACCLDPGGASYSCCHPVPGQWPTVLSRQLGRPCRVDAHCSPGYSCLLTVSGTSSCCPFPEAVSCADGHHCCPRGYHCSADGQSCFQRSDTNPLGAVQCPDSRFECPNSSTCCTMRDGSWGCCPMPQASCCKDKVHCCPHGTSCDLAHARCLTATGSHPLAKKIPAQRSNGAVILCPDGQSQCPDGSTCCQLPNGKYGCCPMPNAICCSDHLHCCPQDTVCDLVQSKCLSKENATDLLTKLPATAVQEVKCDMEVSCPDGYTCCRLQSGAWGCCPFAQAVCCADHVHCCPAGFKCDTAKGTCEQKARQMPWVVRTPAHLRLPIPQAVENDVSCDNITSCPSSSTCCRLASGEWGCCPAPEAVCCSDHKHCCPHGYTCLAEGQCQKGSKTVTGLEKMPARQASLSHHRDMGCDQHTSCPVGQTCCPSLGGGWACCQLPHAVCCEDRQHCCPAGYTCNVRARSCEKEADSAHLAAHLARGSRVAVGNVECGAGHFCHDNQTCCRDSRGGWACCPYRQGVCCADQRHCCPAGFRCGAKGTKCLRRESLRWDMPLRDPAPRQLL